CGGACCTCGCCTGGGAATTCGCCAAGTTCGCCTACATGGACGACGAGGCCCTCGCGAATCGTTACCGCAAGACCTTTATCATCCCGCCGATCCGGTCGGCGTGGTCCAACCCGGTGTACGGCGAGTCCGAGGCGTACCTGGACGGACAGGTCCTGGGTAGAAGCCTGACGGAACTCGCGCCCGACATCCCCGGATTTCACCTGAACCCGTATTGGGCCGAAGCCAACGATCTGCTGCGGCAGGCCGTGTACGAAGCCGCCAATGGGATTCGGACGCCCGCCGATGCGCTGTCCCACCTAGCAGAGCAGGTCCGCGCGCTGCGGGATAACACAGCAGAGACCGAATGAAGCCCCGGTACGCCCCCTACTTCTTCCTCGCGCCATTCTTCGCGCTCTTCGGCGTCTTCATGGTCTACCCCCTGTTCGATTCGATCCGTCTTAGCACGTACAGTGTCCGGGGCATGCAGAACCAGACCTTCGTAGGCCTGGAGAACATCGAGCGGTTGATCGCCGACCCGCTCTTCTGGACCGCCCTCTGGAACACGGCCTATTTCGCCGCGGGCAGCTTGCTCCTGCAACTGCCCGTGGCCCTGGCCCTCGCCCTGCTCCTCAGCAACGCCCGCCTGAAGGGCCGGAACCTGTTCCGTCTTTCCTTCTTCTCACCGGTGCTGATCTCCGGCGTGTTCATCGCCGTTATCTTCTACCTCTTGTACGACCGGCGCTATGGCCTGGTGAACAGATTGCTCGGTTCCGAAATCCCGTGGCTCCAGGATCCCGACCTGGTCATGCCCGCCCTCGTGCTGGCCGGCGTCTGGCGGTGGGCGGGATTCAACATGGTCTATTTCCTCGCCGGGCTTCAGAGCATCCGCCAGGAACTTTACGAGGCGGCGGCGGTAGACGGTGCGGGCCCGTGGCAGAGCTTCGTGCACGTGACGATCCCCGCCCTCAAGCCCGTGATCGCTTTCGTGGTAATCACGTCCATGATCGGGTCGTTCCAGCTCTTCGACCTGCCCTACGTGCTCACGGAGGGCGGTCCCGGCAACGCGAGCATGACCATGGTGATGTACCTGTACAAGCACGGATTCGAATTCATCAACCTCGGCTACGCGGCGACCATCGGCTGGGCCCTGGCCGTGATCATAGGGATTATCTCCATCATCCAGGTCCGGTTCTTCGGCGTATTCAGGGAAAACTGACATCATGAGAAACCCTGTTCGCACCATAATCACCTATGTGCTCTTGATCCTGCTGACCGTCCTGGTCCTGACGCCGCTGTTCTGGGTGGTTTCCGCTTCCTTCAAGCCGTCAGGCGAGATTTTCTCCTACCCGCCCACTTTTCTGCCCCAGGACCCCACTCTCGAGAACTTCACCCGGCTGTTTCAGGAAATGCCGATTATCCAGTACGTCGTCAACAGCACCTTCCTGGCCACCTCGCACACGTTGCTGCTCCTCGCCATCGCCACCATGGGCGGGTTCGCCTTCGCCAAGTACTCGTTCCGGGGACGCGGCGTCCTCTTCGCCATCGTCCTCGCCTCCATGATGATCCCCTTTCACCTGGTGCTGGTGCCCCTGTTCACCCTGTTATACAAATTCGGGTGGCTCGACACCTACCAGGGCGTGATCCTGCCGTACCTGGCATCCAGCGGATTCGGCGTGTTCCTCATGCGGCAGTTCATTCTCGGCGTGCCCTCGGACCTGCTCGATGCGGCGCGGATCGACGGCACCTCAGAATTCGGTATATACTGGCGCGTCATCATCCCGGCCGTGAAGCCGGCCATGGGCGCCCTGAGCATCTTCGGGTTCCTGGGAGCCTGGAACGAGTTTCTCTGGCCCATGATCGTGCTGCGGGACGCCGCCAAGTACACCCTGCCCCTCGGCCTGGCCAGCCTGGTGGGCGTCTACCGGCAGGAGTACGGCATGCTCATGGCCGGTACGCTGCTGTCCATCCTGCCCATCATGGCCCTGTTCCTCGCGATGCAGCGGGAGTTCGTGCAGGGAATCACGCTGGGGGCGGTGAAGGAGTAGAGGTGGAGTAGGCGTAGTTGAGGCCGAACAGTATGTTCTCCGTATTTGTACGGAACGTGAACGGTACGCGCTACTCAAAAGCGTTGACGATTGGCGTTATGGTTCACAATTTGAACGATTTGCGAGCAGACGAGTCCAAACCTGCGCATGTATGTGCAAATAGAAGGATGGAAAGGAGAAGTATCTGAAATGACGGATCAAGACCGCGAGCGGCAATACACGATGGGACGCAGCGACGAAGAGACAGAACGCCTGATCGAGCAGTCCCGGCTCTTAAGGCCGATCACGGATCGGTTTCTGCGGTCGGCCGGCCTGGCGCGGGGCATGCGGGTCCTCGACATCGGCAGCGGCGCGGGCGACGTGGCGGTGGTCGCGGCGGAACTTGTGGGTCCGGAAGGGGAAGTCGTGGGTGTGGACATGAATCCGGAGATCCTCGAAACCGCCCGGGAACGGGTCCGGCAGTCCGGGTACCGTAACGTGAAGTTCCTTGCAGGCGACGTGCACACCCTGGACACGGGCGGCGATTTCGACGCCCTGATCGGAAGACTGGTGCTCATGTACCTGCCCGATCCCGTGGCCACACTCAAACAACTCGTAACCCGATTGCGTCCCCGCGGCCTGGTCGTCTTCCAGGAGATTGATTTCACGATGACCCGGTCGTACAGTAACGAGGATACTCCGCTCATGCGACAGTTGGTCGACTGGATCGTGGAGGTATTCGAGCGCTCCGGGGCGAACCCGAATATGGGACTGGACCTGCACCGGGTGTTCATCGAGGCCGGCCTGCCCGAGCCCACCCTGGACGCGGGCATGCTGCTGGGCGGATCCGCCGACTGGCCGGGGTATTCGTACGTCGCGAATTCATTCCGAAGCGTCGTCCCGCTGCTGGAACACTACGGGATCGCGACCGCCGAAGAGGTGGACATCGACACCATTCCCCAGCGGGTCCGGGAGGAAATCGTCGCGGCGAAGCGTCCCGTGGTTATTCCGCCGCACATCGGGGCGTGGGCGAGAACTATGTGAAATCAATAGTGCCGCTTTCGATTTTCATACTTGCTACGTTGTCACTTCATTTATCGAGGTGCAGTCATGTTAGCGGAATTTAGCACGATAGAGTTGATCGTACTTGCGGTGATGGCCGCGGCTACGCTTGTCCCCATCGTAATCGGTCTTTGGGCGCTAGTACTGTACATACGGTGGAAGACAATAGGCTAGTCAAGATCGCCGCTTACGAATCTAGTATTCGAACTCTGTGCATAAGGAAGGTCCAGAAGTGAACCGCTACGACGCATATGACCCCTTTGCGCGCATCTATGATAAACATTGGGGATCTTTCGCGACGAACGTGTATCCGACCCTCGACCATCTGGTGCTGAGGAATATCCCAGCCGGCAGTGCCGTCCTGGATCTCTGCTGTGGTACCGGGCAGCTTGCCGCCAGGCTTTCCCGGCAAGGATTTCTCACTATGGGCCTCGATGGATCGGAAAAGATGATCCAGTTAGCAAGAAAAAACGCTCCGGACGTGGAATTTGTCGTCCAAGACGCCCGAAACTTCATCTTGCCCTATCGGGTTTCAGCGGTTTTTTCGACTTTTGACAGCCTGAACCACGTGATGAGTCTGGTCGAACTTGAACAAGTGTTTCAGAGTGTATTATCCGCCCTAGACTGTGGCGGTTACTTCACCTTCGACCTCAACATGGAGGAAGGTTACCATTCCAGGTGGCGTGGTTCGTTCGGATATGTGGAGGACAATCACGTATGTGTTGTTCAATCTTCGCATGATACAAACAAGAAGATTGGAAGGATCAAGGTCACATTGTTCCAACTGGAGGGTTCAGACTGGAGGCGAACCGATTTTTCTCTGCATCAACGCTGGTATGACGAAAGTGAAATCACGAACAGTCTCAGAAGGGCCGGATTCGTAGAGCTAAAGTCTTACGATGGGAACGAACCCATTGTTGAGGGCGAGCCGCACCAGGGCAGGATGTTCTTCGTCGCAAGAAAGCCATAGAACAAAACTTCAAAACATAAACCTCGGATTTCGCCTGGTGGCCCGTCTCCATCCAATCGCTACATAGAGACCTGAACACCTTGCCGATTTACCCATAAGCCCCTATATTAGACGGTCTTGAATTTGCTCTAACGGTAGCCAGAATAGAAACTTATGAGCACAGAAAAACCATACCGGGATTTCATACGCGAGATTATCGACGCGGACATGGTGAGCGGGAAGTTCGGGGGAAAAGTGCATACCCGTTTCCCCCCGGAGCCGAACGGCTATCTCCATATCGGCCACGCCAAGTCGATCTGCCTCAATTTCGGAGTGGCGGAAGAATACGGAGGCCTGTGCAACCTCCGGTTCGACGACTCGAATCCGGAAACTGAGAACGTGGACTACGTCGAGGGAATCAAGCGGGACATCCGTTGGCTGGGTTTCGACTGGAAGGACCGGCTCTACTTCGCCTCGGATTACTTCGATCAGTTGTACGCCTACGCGCTGCAACTCGTGGACCAGGGCGACGCCTACGTAGACAGCCTGACCTGGGAAGAAATGCGGGACCACCGCGGCACACCCACGGAACCGGGCCGGAACAGTCCGTATCGCGACCGGACGGCTGGCGAGAACCGCAACCTGTTCGAACGCATGCAGGCCGGGGAGTTTCCGGACGGCGCGCACGTCCTGCGGGCGCGGATCGACATGGCTCATCCGAACCTGACGATGCGAGACCCCGTGCTTTACCGGATCCGGCACGCCCATCATTACCGTACAGGGGACAAGTGGCGCGTGTTTCCCATGTACGACTTCACCCACTGCCTGTCGGACTCCATCGAAGGCATCACCCATTCGCTCTGCACCCTGGAGTTCGAGAACAACCGGCCGCTCTACGATTGGATCCTGGACCGGCTGGACGTCTACCACCCCCAGCAGATCGAATTCGCGCCGCTGGCGCTGGCCCACACCGTGCTTTCGAAGCGCTTCTACCGGCCGCTCATCGAAGAAGGCGTGCTTTCCGGCTGGGACGATCCCCGCATGCCCACGCTGTCCGGCCTGCGGCGCAGGGGATACACCCCCGAGGCCGTACGCACCCTCTGCGACCGCGTCGGCGTGGCCAAGAACCACAATCTCATCGACATGGCCCTGGCGGATTTCATCATCCGGGAGGACCTGAACAAACGGGCACCTCGGGTCATGGGCGTGCTTGACCCGCTGAAGGTCGTGATCACCAATTACCCCACCGACCGCACCGAGCAGATGGAAGCCGTGAACAACCCGGAAGACGAGGGCATGGGGACGCGGCAGGTGCCTTTTACCCGTGAAATCTATATCGAGCGAAACGACTTCATGGAAGATCCGCCGCGGAAGTTCTTCCGGCTGGCGCCGGGCCGGGAAGTCCGCCTGCGATACGGCTACTACATCACCTGCACGGACGTGATCAAGGACGATGACGGGCAAGTGGTCGAACTGCATTGCACCTACGATCCCGAATCCCGGGGCGGGTCTACGCCGGACGGCCGGAAGGTACGCGGCACCATTCACTGGGTATCGGCCGCGCACGCACTGAACGCCACCGTGCGTCTCTACGACCGGCTGTTCAGCGATCCGGATCCCCGTCCGGGTGAAGTCGACGACGACCGGTCCTTGTTGAATCCTGATTCGCTCAAGACCGTCACGGACTGCAAGGTCGAGCCCGGACTGGCGGAAGCCGAACCCGGCGTGAACTACCAGTTCGAGCGGCTGGGTTACTTCTGTATTGACGCCGTCGAAACGCAGCCCAACGGACCGGTGTTCAACCGGACGATCACCCTCCGCGACACCTGGGCAAAGATCCAGCAGAAGTAGATAAGCGCTAGCAGCGTAAGCATTTACGTTACTGACAGAGACGATTCCATCCAGGAAGGTGACCATGTCACGTCTATTCGGAAAAGAGTATACACGCAGGGAACTGCTCGATCTCGTCGGCGACATGAGCCAGGTGGCCCACGCCCGGTACGGCGAACTGCGCGAAGGCAGCGACCGGGGCGCCGATCTCATCGAGGTATTCAACGCCTCGGGCCTGTGTTTCTCCCTGCTGCCGGGACGGGCACTTGACGTGGCCTCGGCCCACTACAAAGGCATGTCGCTCTGCTTCCGCGGCAATACGGGTGACGTGGGACCGTCATTCTACGAACCGCAGGGCTACGGCTGGATGCGCGGGTTCTACGGCGGGTTGGTCCTGAGCTGCGGGATGACGTTCACGGGACATCCGGAAGTCGATCCCGAAGAAGAAAACGAAGAACTCGGCCTCCACGGGCGCCTGTCCTTCCTTCCAGCCCGGCAGGTCCATACCGATGGCCAGTGGGACGGCGACGACTATGTCATCAAAGTGCGCGGAAAGATCCGGGAAGCCGTCGTCTTCGGCACCAACCTGGAACTCACCCGTGAAATCTCGACGGTCCTGGGCGAGAAATCGCTGCACATCCACGACCGGATTCACAACCAATCCGTCGATCGCTCACCCCTGATGTTCGTCTATCATTGCAACCCCGGTTTCCCCATCCTCGACGAGGGCACACGCGTCGTCATCGACAGCAAAAAATCAACCGAATGGCTCGAAGACCGGGAGGTCGACCCAGAGACGTTTTCTACGGTCTCAGCACCAGCCGACGAAGCGCACGACGACGTCTACGTCCTCCGTCCCCGGGCCGATGCCAGCGGTCTGTGCCACGTAGGACTGATCAACGACCGACTAGGTCTGGGTCTGTACTGGTCCTTCCCCAAGGCCGAAATCCCCCTCGTAAGCCACTGGCAGCACTTCCACAAGGGAACCTACGTCACCGGCATCGAACCGGGCAACGTCAGTATGCTCGGCCGGGCCTGGAACCGCAAGAACGGCTACCTGCAGCACATCGAGCCCGACGAAGTGCGCGATTTTCACCTTGAGATCGGTGTGTTGGAAGGTGCTGAGGAGATTGCGGCGTTCGAGGCGAAGGTTGGGTGAGGGGATCCTCACTGGCCGGGTCAACGTTGTCTCCGCATCAAAATCGGATGAACGGGGTGGGCCGCCTATCGTCGACCTGCGCCGGTTGCTCTGCCTTAATCCTGACGACAATCATCTCGCATAGACTAAGGTTCGATAACAGGTTGGATGGTGTGTTTGGCCTGCGTAGACAGGTTATCAAGAACCAGTGAGGTAGGTTTTTGGATGGGACGCATCGATTCGTATTTGATCTGCGCCACCCCACGTACGGGCAGTACCTTGTTGTGTGGATTGATGGCGTCCACGAAAGTCGCGGGTCAGCCCGAGTCGTACTTCCGACAACCCGATGAGCAGTTGTGGGCTGAGCGATGGGACATTGTCCGCTCTTCCGATAGGATCTTCGAGTATTCCGAGTTCATACGTGCTGCCCTCGCCGCGGGCAGGTCAGAAAACGGAGTATTTGCCGCCCGGATTATGTGGGGTACTTTGGATTATTTGTTCGACAGACTGGGTACCGTCTATCCTGCTCCCGCTGGTCACGATATCGAACTGTTGAACCAGGCGCTCGGCCATACGGGGTTCATCTATCTGCAACGAGACGATGTGCTGGCGCAGGCTGTGTCGTGGCACCGGGCTGAGCAATCCAGTGTTTGGCACCAGACCGATCGGGAGAAGCTGAAACAGCCGGTAATAAAACCACGTTTCGACTTCGATCTGATCCATAAGTTGGTGCAAGTGATAGAAGATCACAATTCGTCTTGGAGGGCGTGGTTTGCTTCCGCTGGAATTCAGCCGCATATGGTGCGGTATGAAGACCTGGACGCTGACCCCGTCAAAGTAGTCTGTGAAATCCTTGACTTCCTCGGCCTCAAGCTACCACCCGGACGCCAGATTTCGACTCATAACAGACGTCTTGCAGACGAACTCAACGCCGAATGGATTGACCGCTACCGAGCAGGAATCAAAGAACGGATTGATACTTCCTCGGAGTCCGGACATGACAAGTACGCTTAACACGGACATCGGAACGGTGTTATTAGGAATCTGGCATCATCCGACCAGCATTTGAACTTCGCGCCGACAGAATTCCGCTCTCGCTCAGAGGTTTCGCCACCGGACAGGTTGCACGAGCATTGAGCACCGCGCGTTTGCACTTAACAGTAAGCTAAACATGACCAACGAAAGTAAGATCGCCATCTGTTCCGGAACGCTTACTGCTTTGGCTTCGATCGTGTGCGCCATGGCTATCATTCCGTCGGTCGCCCATGCTCAAAACTTCTCAGAAAGCGGTCCTTCTCTCCAGACCGAGACCACCAAATCCGCATCCGGTCTCACCACCCACCGAACTCCTTTCTATCTTCGGGCCGGTGCGAGCCTCGATCTGTCCTCGACAACCAGGTTCGGGGACAGGAACTGTCTGAGTACGTCTCCTGCGGCGCTCTACGGGTGTGGAACAGGGGGCGACGGCATCGCGAGAGGTACGCGGGGTGATTACAGCATGGCGGGCGGTGTCGAGGTCGGCCTCGGATACGTCGCGACACCGGGTCTGCGCCTGGAAACGTCCATATCCTACCGTCCGAGTTTCGCCTTCGAAGGGACCGCCAACTTCCTTCAGACCGATGCACTACAGTCCGTATCGGCGGACCTGCAGG
The window above is part of the Gemmatimonadota bacterium genome. Proteins encoded here:
- a CDS encoding sugar ABC transporter permease codes for the protein MKPRYAPYFFLAPFFALFGVFMVYPLFDSIRLSTYSVRGMQNQTFVGLENIERLIADPLFWTALWNTAYFAAGSLLLQLPVALALALLLSNARLKGRNLFRLSFFSPVLISGVFIAVIFYLLYDRRYGLVNRLLGSEIPWLQDPDLVMPALVLAGVWRWAGFNMVYFLAGLQSIRQELYEAAAVDGAGPWQSFVHVTIPALKPVIAFVVITSMIGSFQLFDLPYVLTEGGPGNASMTMVMYLYKHGFEFINLGYAATIGWALAVIIGIISIIQVRFFGVFREN
- a CDS encoding carbohydrate ABC transporter permease; the encoded protein is MRNPVRTIITYVLLILLTVLVLTPLFWVVSASFKPSGEIFSYPPTFLPQDPTLENFTRLFQEMPIIQYVVNSTFLATSHTLLLLAIATMGGFAFAKYSFRGRGVLFAIVLASMMIPFHLVLVPLFTLLYKFGWLDTYQGVILPYLASSGFGVFLMRQFILGVPSDLLDAARIDGTSEFGIYWRVIIPAVKPAMGALSIFGFLGAWNEFLWPMIVLRDAAKYTLPLGLASLVGVYRQEYGMLMAGTLLSILPIMALFLAMQREFVQGITLGAVKE
- a CDS encoding class I SAM-dependent methyltransferase, with the protein product MTDQDRERQYTMGRSDEETERLIEQSRLLRPITDRFLRSAGLARGMRVLDIGSGAGDVAVVAAELVGPEGEVVGVDMNPEILETARERVRQSGYRNVKFLAGDVHTLDTGGDFDALIGRLVLMYLPDPVATLKQLVTRLRPRGLVVFQEIDFTMTRSYSNEDTPLMRQLVDWIVEVFERSGANPNMGLDLHRVFIEAGLPEPTLDAGMLLGGSADWPGYSYVANSFRSVVPLLEHYGIATAEEVDIDTIPQRVREEIVAAKRPVVIPPHIGAWARTM
- a CDS encoding class I SAM-dependent methyltransferase → MHKEGPEVNRYDAYDPFARIYDKHWGSFATNVYPTLDHLVLRNIPAGSAVLDLCCGTGQLAARLSRQGFLTMGLDGSEKMIQLARKNAPDVEFVVQDARNFILPYRVSAVFSTFDSLNHVMSLVELEQVFQSVLSALDCGGYFTFDLNMEEGYHSRWRGSFGYVEDNHVCVVQSSHDTNKKIGRIKVTLFQLEGSDWRRTDFSLHQRWYDESEITNSLRRAGFVELKSYDGNEPIVEGEPHQGRMFFVARKP
- a CDS encoding glutamine--tRNA ligase/YqeY domain fusion protein encodes the protein MSTEKPYRDFIREIIDADMVSGKFGGKVHTRFPPEPNGYLHIGHAKSICLNFGVAEEYGGLCNLRFDDSNPETENVDYVEGIKRDIRWLGFDWKDRLYFASDYFDQLYAYALQLVDQGDAYVDSLTWEEMRDHRGTPTEPGRNSPYRDRTAGENRNLFERMQAGEFPDGAHVLRARIDMAHPNLTMRDPVLYRIRHAHHYRTGDKWRVFPMYDFTHCLSDSIEGITHSLCTLEFENNRPLYDWILDRLDVYHPQQIEFAPLALAHTVLSKRFYRPLIEEGVLSGWDDPRMPTLSGLRRRGYTPEAVRTLCDRVGVAKNHNLIDMALADFIIREDLNKRAPRVMGVLDPLKVVITNYPTDRTEQMEAVNNPEDEGMGTRQVPFTREIYIERNDFMEDPPRKFFRLAPGREVRLRYGYYITCTDVIKDDDGQVVELHCTYDPESRGGSTPDGRKVRGTIHWVSAAHALNATVRLYDRLFSDPDPRPGEVDDDRSLLNPDSLKTVTDCKVEPGLAEAEPGVNYQFERLGYFCIDAVETQPNGPVFNRTITLRDTWAKIQQK
- a CDS encoding DUF4432 family protein → MSRLFGKEYTRRELLDLVGDMSQVAHARYGELREGSDRGADLIEVFNASGLCFSLLPGRALDVASAHYKGMSLCFRGNTGDVGPSFYEPQGYGWMRGFYGGLVLSCGMTFTGHPEVDPEEENEELGLHGRLSFLPARQVHTDGQWDGDDYVIKVRGKIREAVVFGTNLELTREISTVLGEKSLHIHDRIHNQSVDRSPLMFVYHCNPGFPILDEGTRVVIDSKKSTEWLEDREVDPETFSTVSAPADEAHDDVYVLRPRADASGLCHVGLINDRLGLGLYWSFPKAEIPLVSHWQHFHKGTYVTGIEPGNVSMLGRAWNRKNGYLQHIEPDEVRDFHLEIGVLEGAEEIAAFEAKVG
- a CDS encoding porin family protein codes for the protein MTNESKIAICSGTLTALASIVCAMAIIPSVAHAQNFSESGPSLQTETTKSASGLTTHRTPFYLRAGASLDLSSTTRFGDRNCLSTSPAALYGCGTGGDGIARGTRGDYSMAGGVEVGLGYVATPGLRLETSISYRPSFAFEGTANFLQTDALQSVSADLQAASGTVTAYMDFIAHGPFSVFAGAGAGLHYVDISEYLMTFPRTQTIVPDGRRVDFSVMLAAGVATSLSDRITLDLAWRYVNWGIVETGRATGRVIWKDGSREPLELDLAETWAMLRGQGFRMSLRYGF